The nucleotide window CCCCGACCACGTCCTCGAGACGGACCACGCGGTAGCCCTCCATGGCCGCCTGCAGGGCACAGATCGGATCCACTTCAGCGATGCACACAGTGGCGCCAAGACCGCGCAGGGACTGGGCTGAACCCTTACCCACATCGCCGTAGCCCATCACCAGGGCCTGCTTACCGGCCACCATCACATCGGTCGCCCGCTTGATGCTGTCCACCAGCGACTCGCGACAGCCATAGAGGTTGTCGAACTTGCTCTTGGTGACCGAGTCGTTGACGTTGATGGCAGGAAAGGGCAGCTCACCGCTCTTCTGCATCTTGTAAAGACGGGCCACACCTGTGGTGGTCTCCTCGGTCACGCCCTGAATCTGAGCCTTGGTGCGGCTATAGAAGCTGGGGTCCTGGGCCAGCTTCTTCTTGATCGAGGCGAACAGGAACGTTTCTTCCTCGTTACCAGGGTTATCGAGCACGGTGATGTCCTGCTCGGCCTTGCTGCCCAGCATCACCAGCCCGGTGGCATCGCCGCCGTCATCCAGAATCATGTTGGGTGAGCCACCGTCGCTCCACTCGAGGATGCGGTGGGTGTAATCCCAGTACTCCTCCAGGGTCTCGCCCTTGACGGCGAACACCGGGATATCTCGGGCAGCCATGGCGGCCGCCGCATGATCCTGGGTGGAGAAGATGTTGCAGGAGGCCCAGCGCACCTCGGCGCCGAGCTCCACCAGGGTCTCGATCAGACAGGCCGTCTGGATGGTCATATGCAAGGAGCCGGCGATGCGGGCGCCCTTCAAGGGTTTCTCCTTGCCGTACTTCTCACGCAAGGCCATCAGACCAGGCATCTCGGTCTCAGCGATGTCCAGCTCTTTGCGGCCGAACTCCGCCTGATTGATGTCCGCGATAACGAAATCCGCGCCGAGCTTCAGTTCCGTCGCGGTTGTGGGCGCTGCCACCATGAGTTGTTGCTCCCTGGGAAACGTGGAGGTGAATCTCTGCAGAGACGCCGAGGCTTCGGGCTCGCTCGATTTGGACTTTACACAGAGTGTTTGGGACCTTGAGACCCTTGAGACGACGCAACGGCTTGGACAGCACTTGGTCAAGCATTTGCCCAGGGGAAGCATCTTGCTTTTGCAGGGCCAACTGGGAGCGGGCAAAACCTCTCTGGTGCAAGGCCTTGCGAAGGCCTGTGGCATCACTGAACCAATCACCAGTCCAACCTTTGCCTTAGCCCAGCACTACCAAGACGGGAATCCGCCCCTCATCCATCTGGATCTCTACCGACTGGAAGCTCCAGGGTCAGCCGATGAGCTGTTTCTGCAAGAAGAAGAAGAAGCCCGCGCGATAGGAGCCCTGATGGCGGTGGAATGGCCGGAACGCCTCAATCTTTCCCTTCCTGAAGCCTGGCGCTTGGACATCACCTATGCACCGAGCGGCGGACGCAGCGCCAAATTGCATCACCCGACGTTGCCCATGGATGCTGAATCAAAGAACAGCATCTAGACCGACAGCAGGAGTTGTCCAAAAAATATGCCCCCTGAAGCTCTTGATGAAAAGCGCGTTCATGGTCTGCGCTGGTTGTTACTGGCTGGATGGCTGGGTTTGCTGTTGATGATGGTGCTTCCCACTGGCTATGTGGCACGCCCTGCGATTTGCAGCGACCTCAGCATCTGCAGCGACAGCGTTGCCAATGACATTTTCTGGAATATCGGCCTGCCTGCCGTGTTGCTCTGCGTGGTGTTCAGCCACGCCCTTTGGCGTCGACTTTGCCCACTGTCCTTCGTCTCTCAGCTGGCCAAAGCCCTTGGGATTCAGCGCACCGTCACCGATCAGCGCGGCAAAAAAAGGCTGGTCTTCGTTGACGAATCATCTTGGCTTGGCCGCCATCACATCCAGTTGCAGTGGAGCCTGCTGATCGCCGGTCTGAGCATGCGCATCCTCATCGCCAACAGCAATGGCATCGTCCTTGCCGTGATGAGCGGAGCTGTGCTTCTCGGTGCCCTCGTCACTGGATGGGCTTATGCAGGTAAGTCGTGGTGCCAATACATCTGCCCCTTTGGAGTGGCACAGCAGGTGATTACCGGTCCTCGAAGCCTGCCCGGCCGCGATGCCCATCTCAACCCAACATCACGAACGACACAATCGATGTGCCGTACAAAGGCAGACAACGTGGGGCAGGCCGATGC belongs to Synechococcus sp. WH 7805 and includes:
- the ahcY gene encoding adenosylhomocysteinase, producing the protein MVAAPTTATELKLGADFVIADINQAEFGRKELDIAETEMPGLMALREKYGKEKPLKGARIAGSLHMTIQTACLIETLVELGAEVRWASCNIFSTQDHAAAAMAARDIPVFAVKGETLEEYWDYTHRILEWSDGGSPNMILDDGGDATGLVMLGSKAEQDITVLDNPGNEEETFLFASIKKKLAQDPSFYSRTKAQIQGVTEETTTGVARLYKMQKSGELPFPAINVNDSVTKSKFDNLYGCRESLVDSIKRATDVMVAGKQALVMGYGDVGKGSAQSLRGLGATVCIAEVDPICALQAAMEGYRVVRLEDVVGDMDIFVTATGNYQVIRNEHLKKMKDEAIVCNIGHFDNEIDVASLKEYEWENIKPQVDHITLPSGNRIILLAEGRLVNLGCATGHPSFVMSNSFTNQVLAQIELFTKGNEYGKEVYVLPKHLDEMVARLHLDRIGAKLTELSKDQADYINVPVEGPYKPDHYRY
- the tsaE gene encoding tRNA (adenosine(37)-N6)-threonylcarbamoyltransferase complex ATPase subunit type 1 TsaE; protein product: MSCCSLGNVEVNLCRDAEASGSLDLDFTQSVWDLETLETTQRLGQHLVKHLPRGSILLLQGQLGAGKTSLVQGLAKACGITEPITSPTFALAQHYQDGNPPLIHLDLYRLEAPGSADELFLQEEEEARAIGALMAVEWPERLNLSLPEAWRLDITYAPSGGRSAKLHHPTLPMDAESKNSI